In one window of Escherichia coli DSM 30083 = JCM 1649 = ATCC 11775 DNA:
- the kch gene encoding voltage-gated potassium channel protein — protein MSHWTTFKQTATKLWVTLRHDILALAVFLNGLLIFKTIYGMSVNLLDIFHIKAFSELDLSLLANAPLFMLGVFLVLNSIGLLFRAKLAWAISIILLLIALIYTLHFYPWLKFSIGFCIFTLVFLLILRKDFSHSSAAAGTIFAFISFTTLLFYSTYGALYLSEGFNPRIESLMTAFYFSIETMSTVGYGDIVPVSESARLFTISVIISGITVFATSMTSIFGPLIRGGFNKLVKGNNHTMHRKDHFIVCGHSILAINTILQLNQRGQNVTVISNLPEDDIKQLEQRLGDNADVIPGDSNDSSVLKKAGIDRCRAILALSDNDADNAFVVLSAKDMSSDVKTVLAVSDSKNLNKIKMVHPDIILSPQLFGSEILARVLNGEEINNDMLVSMLLNSGHGIFSDNDEQETKADSKESAQK, from the coding sequence GTGAGTCACTGGACTACATTCAAACAAACAGCAACAAAGTTATGGGTGACCCTACGGCACGACATTCTCGCGCTGGCCGTCTTTTTAAATGGATTGCTTATTTTTAAAACAATCTATGGTATGTCGGTCAATTTGCTTGATATTTTCCATATCAAAGCATTTTCAGAGCTGGATCTCTCCTTGCTGGCAAACGCCCCACTCTTTATGCTCGGCGTATTTCTTGTCCTGAACTCCATTGGCTTACTGTTCCGGGCAAAGCTCGCATGGGCAATCAGTATCATTTTGTTGTTGATAGCGCTAATTTACACTCTGCATTTTTATCCCTGGCTGAAATTTAGTATTGGATTTTGCATTTTTACGCTGGTGTTTTTGCTGATACTGCGCAAAGACTTCTCCCACAGTAGCGCAGCAGCCGGGACAATTTTCGCATTTATTAGTTTCACGACGTTACTATTTTACTCCACTTACGGTGCGCTTTATTTAAGCGAAGGTTTTAATCCGCGAATAGAAAGTTTGATGACCGCGTTCTATTTTTCGATAGAAACCATGTCAACCGTCGGCTATGGCGATATTGTCCCTGTTTCTGAATCAGCACGATTGTTCACTATTTCGGTCATTATTTCCGGCATTACCGTTTTTGCCACATCTATGACCTCAATTTTTGGTCCGCTTATCCGCGGGGGATTCAACAAACTTGTAAAAGGAAACAATCATACAATGCATCGTAAAGATCATTTTATTGTTTGCGGACATTCGATTCTCGCCATCAATACGATTCTGCAACTGAATCAACGCGGACAAAACGTAACGGTTATCAGCAACTTGCCTGAAGATGATATCAAGCAACTTGAGCAACGCTTAGGCGATAACGCCGATGTTATCCCCGGTGACAGTAATGACAGTTCAGTGTTAAAGAAAGCGGGAATCGATCGTTGCCGGGCCATTCTGGCGCTGAGTGATAACGATGCAGATAACGCGTTTGTTGTACTCTCGGCAAAAGATATGAGCAGTGATGTCAAAACAGTTCTCGCCGTCAGTGATAGCAAAAACCTGAATAAGATTAAGATGGTACATCCGGATATCATTCTCTCACCACAACTGTTTGGCAGCGAAATTCTGGCGCGAGTTTTAAATGGTGAAGAGATTAATAATGATATGCTCGTTTCAATGTTGTTGAACTCCGGTCATGGCATTTTCAGCGATAACGATGAACAAGAAACGAAAGCTGACAGTAAAGAATCGGCGCAAAAATAG
- the yciY gene encoding YciY family protein produces MKRSRTEVGRWRMQRQASRRKSRWLEGQSRRNMRIHSIRKCILNKQRNSLLFAIYNI; encoded by the coding sequence ATGAAGCGGAGTAGAACGGAAGTGGGGCGCTGGCGCATGCAGCGTCAGGCTAGCCGACGTAAATCGCGTTGGCTTGAGGGGCAGTCGCGCCGAAATATGCGTATCCACAGCATCAGGAAGTGCATTCTAAACAAACAGCGTAACTCGTTATTGTTTGCGATCTACAATATCTAA
- the cls gene encoding cardiolipin synthase: MTTVYTLVSWLAILGYWLLIAGVTLRILMKRRAVPSAMAWLLIIYILPLVGIIAYLAVGELHLGKRRAERARAMWPSTAKWLNDLKACKHIFAEENSSVAAPLFKLCERRQGIAGVKGNQLQLMTESDDVMQALIRDIQLARHNIEMVFYIWQPGGMADQVAESLMAAARRGIHCRLMLDSAGSVAFFRSPWPELMRNAGIEVVEALKVNLMRVFLRRMDLRQHRKMIMIDNYIAYTGSMNMVDPRYFKQDAGVGQWIDLMARMEGPIATAMGIIYSCDWEIETGKRILPPPPDVNIMPFEQASGHTIHTIASGPGFPEDLIHQALLTAAYSAREYLIMTTPYFVPSDDLLHAICTAAQRGVDVSIILPRKNDSMLVGWASRAFFTELLAAGVKIYQFEGGLLHTKSVLVDGELSLVGTVNLDMRSLWLNFEITLAIDDKGFGADLAAVQDDYISRSRLLDARLWLKRPLWQRVAERLFYFFSPLL, from the coding sequence ATGACAACCGTTTATACGTTGGTGAGTTGGTTGGCCATTCTGGGATACTGGTTGCTCATTGCAGGCGTAACTTTACGCATTCTAATGAAACGACGCGCAGTTCCCTCCGCGATGGCCTGGCTGTTGATTATTTACATTCTGCCGTTAGTCGGAATTATTGCCTATCTTGCCGTTGGCGAGCTCCATTTAGGCAAACGCCGCGCTGAGCGCGCCAGAGCGATGTGGCCTTCCACCGCAAAATGGCTTAACGACCTTAAAGCCTGTAAGCATATCTTCGCCGAAGAAAATAGCAGTGTCGCTGCGCCATTATTCAAGCTTTGCGAGCGTCGTCAGGGGATCGCTGGGGTCAAAGGGAATCAGCTACAACTGATGACCGAGTCAGATGATGTGATGCAGGCGTTAATCCGCGACATCCAGCTCGCGCGCCATAATATTGAGATGGTGTTTTATATCTGGCAGCCCGGCGGCATGGCGGACCAGGTGGCTGAATCATTAATGGCCGCTGCACGGCGCGGTATTCATTGCCGATTGATGCTCGACTCCGCCGGGAGTGTGGCTTTTTTCCGCAGCCCGTGGCCCGAGCTAATGCGTAATGCCGGTATTGAAGTTGTCGAAGCCTTAAAGGTCAATCTGATGCGTGTGTTTTTACGCCGTATGGACCTGCGCCAACATCGCAAGATGATCATGATTGATAATTACATCGCGTACACCGGCAGCATGAATATGGTCGACCCTCGCTACTTCAAACAAGATGCGGGCGTAGGGCAATGGATTGATCTGATGGCGCGTATGGAAGGCCCCATCGCCACCGCGATGGGGATTATTTATTCCTGCGACTGGGAGATTGAAACCGGGAAACGTATTCTGCCGCCGCCACCAGATGTCAATATTATGCCGTTTGAGCAGGCCAGCGGTCACACTATTCACACAATTGCTTCTGGCCCCGGCTTTCCGGAAGATCTCATTCACCAGGCATTATTGACTGCTGCTTATTCGGCTCGTGAATATTTGATCATGACAACGCCCTATTTTGTGCCAAGCGATGATTTACTTCATGCGATTTGCACGGCGGCGCAGCGCGGGGTGGATGTCAGTATTATCCTTCCGCGAAAAAATGACTCGATGCTGGTCGGCTGGGCCAGTCGCGCATTCTTTACAGAACTGCTGGCTGCTGGGGTTAAAATTTATCAGTTTGAAGGCGGGTTACTGCATACCAAGAGCGTGCTGGTCGATGGTGAACTAAGTCTGGTTGGCACCGTTAACCTTGATATGCGTAGTCTGTGGCTAAATTTCGAGATTACCCTGGCAATCGACGATAAAGGTTTTGGTGCAGACCTCGCCGCCGTTCAGGACGATTATATTTCGCGTTCTCGTCTGCTCGATGCCCGTTTATGGCTAAAACGTCCATTATGGCAACGTGTCGCCGAGCGACTGTTTTACTTCTTCAGCCCGTTGCTGTAA
- the yciU gene encoding HI1450 family dsDNA-mimic protein, producing the protein MDMDLNNRLTEDETLEQAYDIFLELAADNLDPADVLLFNLQFEERGGAELFDPAEDWLEHVDFDLNPDFFAEVVIGLADSEDGEINDVFARILLCREKDHKLCHIIWRE; encoded by the coding sequence ATGGATATGGATCTAAACAATCGCCTGACTGAAGATGAAACGCTTGAGCAGGCCTACGATATTTTTCTCGAACTGGCTGCCGACAATCTCGATCCAGCTGATGTTCTGCTGTTCAATCTTCAGTTTGAAGAGCGCGGCGGCGCGGAGTTATTCGATCCGGCGGAAGACTGGCTGGAACATGTTGATTTCGATTTGAACCCGGACTTTTTTGCCGAAGTGGTGATTGGTCTGGCGGACAGTGAAGATGGTGAAATCAACGATGTTTTCGCGCGCATTCTGTTATGCCGCGAAAAAGATCACAAACTTTGCCATATCATCTGGCGGGAATAA
- the oppF gene encoding murein tripeptide/oligopeptide ABC transporter ATP-binding protein OppF: protein MNAVTEGRKVLLEIADLKVHFEIKDGKQWFWQPPKTLKAVDGVTLRLYEGETLGVVGESGCGKSTFARAIIGLVKATDGHVAWLGKELLGMKPDEWRAVRSDIQMIFQDPLASLNPRMTIGEIIAEPLRIYHPKMSRQEVRERVKAMMLKVGLLPNLINRYPHEFSGGQCQRIGIARALILEPKLIICDEPVSALDVSIQAQVVNLLQQLQREMGLSLIFIAHDLAVVKHISDRVLVMYLGHAVELGTYDEVYHNPLHPYTRALMSAVPIPDPDLEKNKTIQLLEGELPSPINPPSGCVFRTRCPIAGPECAKTRPVLEGSFRHAVSCLKVDPL, encoded by the coding sequence ATGAATGCTGTAACCGAAGGAAGAAAAGTCCTCCTCGAAATCGCCGATCTGAAAGTGCACTTTGAAATCAAAGATGGCAAACAGTGGTTCTGGCAACCGCCGAAAACGCTCAAAGCCGTCGATGGTGTAACTCTTCGCCTGTATGAAGGGGAAACATTAGGTGTGGTAGGGGAATCGGGATGCGGGAAGTCCACCTTTGCTCGCGCCATCATTGGCTTGGTTAAAGCGACCGACGGTCATGTGGCCTGGTTAGGTAAAGAGTTGCTGGGCATGAAGCCCGATGAATGGCGTGCCGTACGCAGTGATATTCAGATGATTTTCCAGGATCCGTTGGCATCACTGAACCCGCGTATGACCATCGGCGAGATCATCGCTGAACCACTGCGTATTTATCATCCGAAAATGTCACGCCAGGAAGTTCGCGAGCGCGTGAAGGCGATGATGCTGAAAGTCGGTTTGTTGCCTAACCTGATTAACCGCTATCCGCATGAGTTCTCCGGTGGGCAGTGCCAGCGTATCGGGATTGCTCGTGCTCTTATTCTTGAACCGAAGCTGATTATCTGTGATGAGCCGGTGTCGGCGCTGGACGTGTCAATTCAGGCGCAGGTGGTCAACCTGCTCCAGCAGTTGCAACGTGAGATGGGATTGTCATTAATTTTTATCGCTCACGACCTGGCCGTGGTAAAACACATTTCCGATCGTGTGCTGGTGATGTATCTCGGCCATGCGGTAGAACTGGGGACCTATGATGAGGTCTACCACAATCCGCTACATCCTTACACCAGGGCATTGATGTCGGCAGTCCCCATACCTGATCCGGATCTGGAGAAGAACAAAACCATCCAGTTACTGGAAGGGGAATTACCGTCGCCGATCAACCCGCCTTCCGGTTGTGTTTTCCGTACCCGTTGTCCGATTGCAGGTCCGGAGTGCGCCAAAACACGTCCTGTGCTGGAAGGGAGTTTCAGACACGCCGTTTCTTGCCTGAAAGTCGATCCGCTTTAA
- the oppD gene encoding murein tripeptide/oligopeptide ABC transporter ATP-binding protein OppD: MSVIETATVPLAQQQADALLNVKDLRVTFSTPDGDVTAVNDLNFSLRAGETLGIVGESGSGKSQTAFALMGLLAANGRIGGSATFNGREILNLPERELNKLRAEQISMIFQDPMTSLNPYMRVGEQLMEVLMLHKNMSKAEAFEESVRMLDAVKMPEARKRMKMYPHEFSGGMRQRVMIAMALLCRPKLLIADEPTTALDVTVQAQIMTLLNELKREFNTAIIMITHDLGVVAGICDKVLVMYAGRTMEYGNARDVFYQPVHPYSIGLLNAVPRLDAEGETMLTIPGNPPNLLRLPKGCPFQPRCPHAMDICSSAPPLEEFTPGRLRACFKPVEELL, encoded by the coding sequence ATGAGCGTAATTGAAACTGCAACTGTGCCGCTCGCACAACAACAGGCTGACGCACTGCTGAACGTGAAAGATTTGCGTGTCACCTTTAGTACCCCGGATGGCGACGTCACGGCGGTCAATGATTTGAATTTTTCGCTACGTGCCGGAGAAACGCTGGGCATCGTAGGTGAGTCTGGTTCGGGCAAATCGCAAACCGCATTTGCGTTGATGGGCCTGCTGGCTGCCAACGGACGTATTGGCGGATCGGCAACCTTCAATGGGCGTGAAATCCTCAATTTGCCAGAGCGTGAACTCAATAAACTGCGAGCTGAACAAATCTCAATGATTTTTCAGGACCCAATGACTTCGTTGAATCCCTATATGCGCGTCGGTGAGCAGTTGATGGAAGTGCTGATGCTGCATAAGAACATGAGCAAAGCTGAGGCGTTTGAAGAATCGGTGCGGATGCTCGATGCGGTAAAAATGCCGGAAGCGCGTAAACGCATGAAAATGTACCCGCACGAATTTTCTGGCGGCATGCGTCAGCGAGTCATGATTGCGATGGCATTGCTATGTCGACCTAAGCTGCTGATTGCGGATGAACCCACTACTGCGCTGGACGTCACCGTACAGGCGCAGATCATGACGCTATTGAATGAACTGAAGCGGGAATTTAATACCGCCATCATTATGATTACCCACGATCTTGGCGTGGTAGCGGGGATCTGCGACAAAGTGCTGGTAATGTACGCCGGGCGCACGATGGAATATGGCAACGCGCGCGATGTCTTTTATCAACCCGTACATCCTTATTCTATCGGTTTGCTCAACGCGGTGCCGCGTCTCGATGCGGAAGGTGAAACAATGTTGACTATTCCGGGTAATCCGCCAAACCTGCTGCGATTACCGAAAGGTTGCCCGTTCCAGCCACGTTGTCCGCATGCGATGGACATTTGTAGTAGCGCACCGCCGCTGGAAGAGTTTACGCCTGGCCGTCTGCGTGCTTGCTTTAAACCAGTGGAGGAACTGTTATGA
- the oppC gene encoding oligopeptide ABC transporter permease OppC, which yields MMLSKKNSETLENFSEKLEVEGRSLWQDARRRFMHNRAAVASLIVLVLIALFVILAPMLSQFAYDDTDWAMMSSAPDMESGHYFGTDSSGRDLLVRVAIGGRISLMVGVAAALVAVVVGTLYGSLSGYLGGKVDSVMMRLLEILNSFPFMFFVILLVTFFGQNILLIFVAIGMVSWLDMARIVRGQTLSLKRKEFIEAAQVGGVSTPGIVIRHIVPNVLGVVVVYASLLVPSMILFESFLSFLGLGTQEPLSSWGALLSDGANSMEVSPWLLLFPAGFLVVTLFCFNFIGDGLRDALDPKDR from the coding sequence ATGATGTTAAGTAAGAAAAACAGCGAGACGCTGGAAAATTTCAGTGAAAAGCTGGAGGTCGAAGGGCGCAGCTTGTGGCAGGACGCACGTCGACGTTTTATGCATAACCGTGCGGCGGTTGCCAGTCTGATAGTGCTGGTGCTGATCGCGTTATTTGTAATCCTGGCACCGATGCTTTCGCAGTTTGCCTATGACGATACTGACTGGGCGATGATGTCCAGCGCCCCGGATATGGAGTCCGGTCACTACTTTGGTACTGACTCATCCGGTCGCGACCTGCTTGTGCGCGTTGCGATTGGCGGGCGTATCTCACTCATGGTCGGTGTTGCTGCGGCACTGGTGGCAGTGGTCGTGGGGACACTTTATGGTTCGCTTTCCGGTTATCTGGGCGGTAAAGTGGATTCGGTAATGATGCGTCTGCTGGAAATCCTCAACTCCTTCCCATTCATGTTCTTCGTCATTTTGCTGGTGACCTTTTTCGGTCAAAACATCCTGCTGATTTTCGTGGCGATTGGCATGGTTTCCTGGCTGGATATGGCTCGTATTGTGCGTGGGCAAACCCTGAGTCTGAAGCGCAAAGAGTTTATTGAGGCGGCACAAGTTGGCGGTGTATCGACGCCGGGCATTGTTATTCGCCACATTGTGCCGAACGTACTCGGTGTGGTGGTGGTCTATGCGTCGCTTCTGGTGCCCAGCATGATCCTCTTTGAATCTTTCCTTAGCTTCCTGGGATTAGGTACGCAAGAGCCGTTAAGCAGCTGGGGTGCATTGCTGAGTGATGGCGCGAACTCGATGGAAGTCTCTCCATGGTTACTGTTGTTCCCTGCGGGATTCCTCGTGGTAACGCTGTTTTGTTTCAACTTTATCGGCGATGGCTTGCGTGATGCCCTCGACCCGAAAGATCGTTAA
- the oppB gene encoding oligopeptide ABC transporter permease OppB has product MLKFILRRCLEAIPTLFILITISFFMMRLAPGSPFTGERTLPPEVMANIEAKYHLNDPIMTQYFSYLKQLAHGDFGPSFKYKDYSVNDLVASSFPVSAKLGAAAFFLAVILGVSAGVIAALKQNTKWDYTVMGLAMTGVVIPSFVVAPLLVMIFAIILHWLPGGGWNGGALKFMILPMVALSLAYIASIARISRGSMIEVLHSNFIRTARAKGLPMRRIILRHALKPALLPVLSYMGPAFVGIITGSMVIETIYGLPGIGQLFVNGALNRDYSLVLSLTILVGALTILFNAIVDVLYAVIDPKIRY; this is encoded by the coding sequence ATGTTAAAATTTATTCTACGTCGCTGTCTGGAAGCGATTCCGACGCTATTTATTCTTATTACTATTTCGTTCTTTATGATGCGCCTCGCTCCGGGCAGTCCTTTTACCGGCGAACGTACTTTACCACCGGAAGTGATGGCCAATATCGAAGCGAAATATCATCTTAATGATCCGATCATGACACAGTATTTCAGCTACCTGAAACAACTGGCGCATGGCGATTTCGGTCCATCGTTTAAATATAAAGATTATTCGGTCAATGACCTGGTTGCATCCAGTTTTCCCGTTTCTGCCAAACTGGGAGCCGCAGCATTTTTTCTTGCGGTAATACTGGGTGTTAGTGCTGGCGTTATTGCCGCATTAAAGCAAAACACCAAATGGGACTATACCGTGATGGGGCTGGCAATGACCGGGGTTGTTATCCCCAGTTTTGTGGTTGCGCCATTATTAGTCATGATATTTGCGATCATTTTGCATTGGCTGCCGGGCGGTGGCTGGAATGGTGGAGCGCTTAAATTCATGATATTGCCAATGGTGGCGTTATCACTCGCCTATATCGCCAGTATTGCGCGTATTTCCCGTGGCTCTATGATTGAGGTTTTACACTCCAACTTTATTCGTACTGCCCGGGCGAAAGGGTTACCTATGCGGCGGATCATTTTACGCCACGCATTAAAACCTGCTCTGTTACCCGTGCTCTCCTATATGGGGCCCGCATTTGTCGGCATTATTACCGGTTCGATGGTCATCGAAACCATTTATGGTTTACCGGGGATTGGGCAATTGTTCGTTAATGGCGCATTGAACCGTGACTATTCCTTAGTGTTAAGTCTGACCATTCTGGTTGGCGCGTTAACCATTTTGTTTAATGCCATTGTCGATGTGCTATATGCGGTTATCGACCCGAAAATCCGTTACTGA
- the oppA gene encoding oligopeptide ABC transporter substrate-binding protein OppA, producing MTNITKRSLVAAGVLAALMAGNVALAADVPAGVTLAEKQTLVRNNGSEVQSLDPHKIEGVPESNISRDLFEGLLVSDLDGHPAPGVAESWDNKDAKVWTFHLRKDAKWSDGTPVTAQDFVYSWQRSVDPNTASPYASYLQYGHIAGIDEILEGKKPITDLGVKAIDDHTLEVTLSEPVPYFYKLLVHPSTSPVPKAAIEKFGEKWTQPGNIVTNGAYTLKDWVVNERIVLERSPTYWNNAKTVINQVTYLPIASEVTDVNRYRSGEIDMTYNNMPIELFQKLKKEIPDEVHVDPYLCTYYYEINNQKPPFNDVRVRTALKLGMDRDIIVNKVKAQGDMPAYGYTPPYTDGAKLTQPEWFGWSQEKRNEEAKKLLAEAGYTADKPLTINLLYNTSDLHKKLAIAASSLWKKNIGVNVKLVNQEWKTFLDTRHQGTFDVARAGWCADYNEPTSFLNTMLSNSSMNTAHYKSPAFDSIMAETLKVTDEAQRTALYTKAEQQLDKDSAIVPVYYYVNARLVKPWVGGYTGKDPLDNTYTRNMYIVKH from the coding sequence ATGACCAACATCACCAAGAGAAGTTTAGTAGCAGCTGGCGTTTTGGCTGCGCTTATGGCAGGGAATGTCGCGCTGGCAGCTGATGTACCCGCAGGTGTCACACTGGCGGAAAAACAAACGCTGGTACGTAACAATGGTTCAGAAGTTCAGTCATTAGATCCGCACAAAATTGAAGGTGTTCCGGAGTCTAATATCAGCCGAGACCTGTTTGAAGGCTTACTGGTCAGCGATCTTGACGGTCATCCGGCACCTGGCGTCGCTGAATCATGGGATAATAAAGACGCGAAAGTCTGGACCTTCCATTTGCGTAAAGATGCGAAATGGTCTGATGGCACGCCAGTTACAGCACAAGACTTTGTGTATAGCTGGCAACGTTCTGTTGATCCAAACACTGCTTCTCCGTATGCCAGTTATCTGCAATATGGGCATATCGCCGGTATTGATGAAATTCTTGAAGGGAAAAAACCGATTACCGATCTCGGCGTGAAAGCTATTGATGATCACACATTAGAAGTCACCTTAAGTGAACCTGTTCCGTACTTCTATAAATTACTTGTTCACCCATCAACTTCACCGGTGCCAAAAGCCGCTATCGAGAAATTCGGCGAAAAATGGACCCAGCCTGGTAATATCGTCACCAACGGTGCCTATACCTTAAAAGATTGGGTCGTAAACGAACGAATCGTTCTTGAACGCAGCCCGACCTACTGGAACAACGCGAAAACCGTTATTAACCAGGTAACCTATTTGCCTATTGCTTCTGAAGTTACCGATGTCAACCGCTACCGTAGTGGTGAAATCGACATGACTTATAACAACATGCCGATCGAATTGTTCCAGAAGCTGAAAAAAGAGATCCCGGACGAAGTTCACGTTGATCCATACCTGTGCACTTACTATTACGAAATTAACAACCAGAAACCGCCATTTAATGACGTGCGTGTGCGTACCGCACTGAAATTGGGTATGGACCGCGATATCATTGTTAATAAAGTGAAAGCGCAGGGCGACATGCCCGCCTATGGTTACACTCCACCATATACTGATGGCGCAAAATTGACTCAGCCGGAATGGTTTGGCTGGAGCCAGGAAAAACGTAACGAAGAAGCGAAAAAACTGCTGGCTGAAGCGGGTTATACCGCAGACAAACCGTTGACCATCAACCTGTTGTATAACACCTCCGATCTGCATAAAAAGCTGGCGATTGCTGCCTCTTCATTGTGGAAGAAAAACATTGGTGTAAACGTCAAACTGGTTAACCAGGAGTGGAAAACGTTCCTCGACACCCGTCACCAGGGCACTTTTGATGTGGCCCGTGCAGGCTGGTGTGCAGACTACAACGAACCAACTTCCTTCCTGAACACCATGCTGTCGAACAGCTCAATGAATACCGCGCATTATAAGAGCCCGGCCTTTGACAGCATTATGGCGGAAACGCTGAAAGTGACTGACGAGGCGCAGCGTACAGCTCTGTACACTAAAGCAGAACAACAGCTGGATAAGGATTCGGCCATTGTTCCTGTTTATTACTACGTGAATGCGCGTTTGGTGAAACCGTGGGTTGGTGGCTATACCGGCAAAGATCCGCTGGATAATACCTACACCCGGAATATGTACATTGTGAAGCACTAA
- the ychE gene encoding NAAT family transporter YchE, protein MIQTLFDFPVYFKFFIGLFALVNPVGIIPVFISMTSYQTAAARNKTNLTANLSVAIILWISLFLGDTILQLFGISIDSFRIAGGILVVTIAMSMISGKLGEDKQNKQEKSETAVRESIGVVPLALPLMAGPGAISSTIVWGTRYHSISYLFGFFVAIALFALCCWGLFRMAPWLVRVLRQTGINVITRIMGLLLMALGIEFIVTGIKGIFPGLLN, encoded by the coding sequence GTGATTCAGACCCTTTTTGATTTTCCCGTTTACTTCAAATTTTTCATCGGGTTATTTGCGCTGGTCAACCCGGTAGGGATTATTCCCGTCTTTATCAGCATGACCAGTTATCAGACAGCGGCAGCGCGAAACAAAACTAACCTTACAGCCAACCTGTCTGTGGCCATTATCTTGTGGATCTCGCTTTTTCTCGGCGACACGATTCTACAACTTTTTGGTATATCAATTGATTCATTCCGTATCGCCGGTGGCATCCTGGTGGTGACAATAGCGATGTCGATGATCAGCGGCAAGCTTGGTGAGGATAAACAGAACAAGCAAGAAAAATCAGAAACCGCGGTACGTGAAAGCATTGGTGTGGTGCCATTGGCGTTGCCGTTGATGGCGGGGCCAGGGGCGATCAGTTCTACCATCGTCTGGGGTACGCGTTATCACAGCATTAGCTATCTGTTTGGTTTCTTTGTGGCTATTGCATTGTTCGCTTTATGTTGCTGGGGATTGTTCCGCATGGCACCGTGGCTGGTACGAGTTTTACGCCAGACCGGCATCAACGTGATTACGCGTATTATGGGGCTATTGCTGATGGCGTTGGGGATTGAATTTATCGTTACTGGTATTAAGGGGATTTTCCCCGGCCTGCTTAATTAA
- the ychE gene encoding protein YchT, which translates to MLSKGVLSARLFNLIYG; encoded by the coding sequence ATGCTGTCAAAAGGCGTATTGTCAGCGCGTCTTTTCAACCTTATTTATGGCTAA